In the Triticum aestivum cultivar Chinese Spring chromosome 2B, IWGSC CS RefSeq v2.1, whole genome shotgun sequence genome, TTGCCAACTAAATTTACTTGCCACCTTATTAGGTTGGAGAACTCAAGAAGCTTGTCGAAGAAGGAAAAATAAAATACATCGGATTATCTGAAGCATCCGCATCAACAATCAGGAGGGCTCATGCTGTTCATCCTATCACTGCAGTTCAGATGGAATGGTCACTGTGGTCTAGAGATGTCGAAGAAGACATAATTCCAACTTGCAGGTATTATACAAAAACCAGGGATCCAGGGCATTTTGTTTGCTGAAAAGTCATGCGCTTTATTTTATCATAACCATTTTACTTGTAAATTCCAGAGAACTTGGAATTGGAATTGTTGCTTACAGCCCACTTGGTAGAGGATTCTTCTCTAAAGGAGCAAAATTGGTTGACTCACTATCAGACCAGGACTTCCGCAAGGTGACTTCCCATGACATTGTGGTTGCAACTTAGTTCTTCATTGTCATGAGATTTCTAAATGTGCAACGATCCAAATATTATGCTTATGCATGATGGGAATGATCCTCATTCCCTTGATCCTATGGAAACTTTTTTAAAGCATTGCCTTGCAAAAACTAGTTGTTTTGGACATATATCTAGTCAAACTCCAATACTTGTGGTACTGATATCTTACCCGATAAATTGTCGATGTACCACTACAAAGGTAATTGTTAATGTATCACTTCAAACACGGTAATTCCTATGGTACCATTGCAAAGATGTCAAATAGGGGTGACCATGGTAAAATGGACATATTGCCCTTATAAGAAATGAATATTTTTTTCAATAAGTTCAAACGGCGCACTTCTGTGattgaaatttttgaaaagaaaTTCTTGGGTGTCTATTATTAGACGAATAGCAACTAGCAAGCCTGCAAATTTTAGACGAAAATATGTTATTTTGTGGTATATATGAAAAATAAATTAGTTATTACGATGGGTGTTGTTTCACACCCTATTTATTTATTTACGATGTACAAACGGGCACTGTTTTTCAGAATTTGCAAGTCCACAATCAACATCTACGATATTCTCCAGATTTTGAAAAATCTTGTCGCTGTGTTTTGTATTGATCTCATGCACAAGGAGTTCATCTAGAAGTCCGAAATAATGCAGAAGGGTGAACATTATATTTCAACACCCCCTCACGTCTAGCCTGCTCCTAGCCTTAGACATGGGATCAGTGTAGGCTGCAATTATTTTTATTCAAAAGTGTGTTTGTCAGGCCTTGAACTTGCAacctcttggctccgataccatattgaattcacgAACCAACCAGTTCATACAAAGTCTGAACTGATGGTGCATGGTGGACAATATATTTCAACATTTTGTACCTTATTATTTCCACCTTGGGGGTAGTTTAGGTATCCCTCAAAATATTGGGTACCAATGATAAATTGAACCTGTTTCACCTCTTTGCAAAGGTACCACAGCAATTACCATGCTTGCATTGATTCACGGTCTATTCTCTACTCTCTAGGAGCACTAGCACATCATTTGTTGTGATACACACTTTCCGGGTAGTGTTGTCTCCCTTTAAGGTTACCTCATGTAATCAATTTACTCTAGTTATTCGTGATGCAACGCTGTGTGACAAATATTAGTAGTCTACTACCTGGTATTACAGTGTGTCCGCTCTTGTACTCTGTCACTCCGATGATTGCTCTTTTGTTCCCTGCTCCTTAGCACTTCTGCCTCCCTATCTGTCATTTTCCCTGGGGGCAGTAGCTGTTACTCTATTGCTGGCCTTGTGTTGTGCCGAAAGTTTTGGTAACTGGCCGGTATTTTTGGTTATCGGTCAGTTACCGGCCTTACTGGTGAGCCCCGATAAATGGTCATACCAGAGAGGGGGGAAATGCCGCTTTGACTGTTCATGCAAATTTGACAATTTTTGTCAACTAGcatttgaacttgtcaagctactGGTAACAAAGTATATTATAATAAAAATGCTGCGAGGACCATATCGTTGTCTAAAATCACAGTTTTTTTGTGAACTGGCATGAGTGTACATACAAGACTTGTCCATTTCTGCTATAAAATGAAAGTGGAACTTGTACTACCAGTTTGATCTTGTACTGATTAACTTTATACTTCTACAGAATTTACCTAGATTTCAACCAGAGAGTCTCGAGAAGAATGCCCAGATATTTGAGCGTGTTGACGCGATGGCGACAAGAAAAGGATGCACACCATCACAACTTGCCTTGGCTTGGGTTCACCACCAGGGTAGCGATGTCTGCCCCATACCTGGCACAACAAAAATCGATAATTTCAACCAAAATGTGGGAGCATTAGCTGTGAAGCTCACACCAGAGGAAATGGCTGAACTCGAATCTTACGCGGCTGCAGGTGATGTTCAGGGTGACAGGTACCCTCCAATGGCTAGTACTTGGAAGGAGTCTGAGACCCCTCCATTGTCATCTTGGAAAGCTGAGTAGCCAGTTTCAGCTCTTCAAAAACTACACTGTTTACTTCTAATGAGAAGGTAAAAGAAGGGTATAGTTGAACCCAGGATTTTGTTTTCCGTTTCTGCAGATGCATGTATTATGTATATGAACTCAGCTGTGATGTGTGTATTTTATGCTTGGTTACCGATTTACCCCCGCTTAAAACAATGTCATTGCTACCAAGGCTTCTGTATTGTATTGACCAACAAAAGCTTGATATTAATATATTGGCAGAACGAACAACCCTGTTTAAATTATGTAATTAAACCGTGGACAGAGTATGTGCAGTGGTGGAGAGAGCAACATTGGTTACCGTAGATAGTTCAACctactaagtttcatagacaaccccatgataaagaattgtctagtaaagatgaaattattggtcttgcttctattacagtttctcctaccgatcctttagaacaatatctggtAGACTAAGAAAATaatatgtatatgaatgaaagaaatgaaatagatggaTTATTCTTTAAAAAAACACAcatccttaaacacaatttgcctgttgaaacttTGGAAGATCCTCTCCCACCTAAGAGTGATTttgtgtttgaattaaagaaaTTGCCTGATACATTAAAgtgtgcttatcttgatgaaaagaagatatatcctgttattgtcAATgcaaacctttcagagcatgaagaaaagagattacttaAAACTCCGAGGAaccatcgtgctgctattggatatactcttgatgatcttaagggcattggtCCGATTTatgccagcacaagattaatatgaagCCTGATGCTAAattagttgttgatcatcaacgccATCTGAATACTAAAATGAAGgatgtggtaagaactgaaatattaagtCTTAGACTgaagcatgcatctatggtattaagctCATGATGAACAGAGTAACGCAAGCAAGATGTCATAATCTAGAtagaataaaaccaagcaatatgattaaaccccatcGTTTTGCCCTTAGTGGCAACAGTACAAATACATGcttcgctaccccttctgtcatgaggtgaggacaccgcaagattgaacacactacaaagcacctctcccgctgaagataaatcaatctaataGGCAAAACGAAATGGATAGATAATATAaatctataataatcatgcataataaagttcagaaaagacttagttactttcaatgaataatctgatcataaacccacagttcatcggatcccaacaaatacaccgtaaaagaaaattacatcgaatagaactccaaggagaacattgtattgaagatcaaagagagatctAGTTAATCACCGTGGACCcctaggtttgtggtaaactactcacacatcatcagaggtgcagaaatgttgatgtagaagtcctccgtgatcgattccccctccacaGAGTACGAGAAAAGACCTActgatgggatcgcggaagaatagAAGGTTGTGGCGGCGGAAAAATTGTTTCATCTGGCTCTCTTGGGTTttttgaatatttgagaatttatagcgctggaattaggtcagagagagccacgagggggccacaaggcatcAAGGCGTGTCCTGTTGCCTTGCCGTCTCCTCATAGGTCTTCTGGTCCCCCCTCGAAGCTTCTAGGGTTTCTTATGTCcagagaaaaatcatcaaaaagttttgtagcgtttggactcagtttggtatagattttctgtaaaactaaaaacaagcagaaaacaacaactagcactaggcaccgagtaaataggttagtcccccaaaatgatataaatttcatataaagtatccaagattgataatataatagtatgaaacaataaaagttatagatacgttggagacgtatcagaatctTTCTTTTGAACTCGTGTGGATTTTCACTCAGATCCGACAATGCCTTTCTATTTCACAGATTGCCGGAGATCCCACCGTTGGACCGCAATGAAATTTTACAggtttgttgtagactcaatttcacacaatccaACCTAAGGGATCGGTGAAACAGTGTTTGAGGAGGCGGGCCTGGCGCAAATGATTCCAGCTTTCATATTTTCAACACAGCCGTGCAAgagcaatgttgatgttgagctccCGAGCTCCATGCACAATTTTTCTCATGATCCTAGATTGAAATGATGTTTTGATGAATACATTCATTCATATCTAACTAACCTACATAGGGGGGCGTTCccgacttggatgatgtggaccaTGAGTTGGCAAAGTCATTTGTTCGCAAGGTCATGTGTTGGCATTGGTTAGCCATGTGTTTGGTAAAAGGGAACGAATAGTGACCCTAAAAGGGCAAATACTTTGGGCAGTGGAACATATGTTCCCGATGGCTAAGTAGTTCAACCTGAATTTGACTTTCTAAACAAACTATAATTCAGACTACTGttacttgccaatacattcaaagtattgacccttgtgactgcaatgtatcatgttgcaggattttccaTATTGAAAGAGAGATACGAAGTAGGGTTATGACGCTAtatgataaccaacaagtatatggcatcacaacagtttttgagggtagagtattcaacccaaatttattgattcgacacaaggggagccaaagaatattctccagtattagcagctgagttgtcaatttaaccacacctgaaagacttaatatctgcagcaaagtatttagtagcaaagtagtatggaagtaacggtaacagtggcaaaagtaacaataacaGTTTTATAGCAATCATAACAATGTCAACGACAAAGTAACTTAGTAAAGATCagtatgtgaaaatctcgtaggcaatggatcaatgatggataattatgtcggatgacattcatcatgcaacagttataacctagggtgacacagaactagctccaattcatcaatataatgtaggcatgtattccgaatatagtcatacgtgcttatggaaaagaacttgcatggcatcttttgtcctaccctctcatggcaacgggatcctaatggaaactaagggatattaagacctccttttaatagagaacaggaccaaagcattagcacttagtgaatacatgaactcctcaaactacggtgatcatcgggaagtgtcccgagtattgtcactccggggttgccgaatcataacacatagtaggtgactacaacttgcaagatcggatcaagaacacacatatattcatggaaacataaagggttcagatatgaattcatggcactcgggccctagtgacaagcattaagcatagcaaagtaatagcaacatcaatctcagaacatagtggatactagggatcaaaccctaacaaaactaactcgattacatgataaatctcatccaacccatcaccgtccagcaagcctatgatggaattactcacgcacggcggtgagcatcatgaaattggtgatggaggatggttgatgatgacgacaacgacggattcccctctccggagccctgaacggactccagatctgccctcccgatgaagaacaggaggcggcggcggctccgtatggTAAAATGCGATGagtccttctctctgtttttttctccccgaacgtgaatatatggagttggagttgaggtcggtggaggtctaggggacccacaaggcagggggcgcgcccttggggggtgggcacgccctccaccgttgtggatagctggtgggtccccctTTGTTGATTCTTCCGTCAATAtgttttatttattccaaaaatattctccgtgaagtttcaggtcattccaagaacttttatttctgcacaaaaataacaccatggcaattctgctgaaaaaagcgtcagtccatgttagttccattcaaatcatgcaaattagagtccaaaacaagggcaaaagagttaggaaaagtagatacgatggagacgtatcactatactCAACTGTTGCGTGTGTGTGTGGATGGGAATCACAAGACTAGAGTATTATTTCTGCTACATGATTGCATTGTAAGCTAGCCCATGAGCTACTAGGCATGTAATATATTAAAGACTGGATCAACGATGTAATACTATGACATGTGTTATTTCTTGGTATTTCATTGTCAACTGTGCGTGCTAgtggtgtctactacacaactttattcttgtagaccctgttgggcctccaagcggagagttttgtaggacaacaacaaatttctctcaagtggatgacctaaggtttatcaatccgtgggaggtgtaggatgaagatggtctctctcaaacaaccctgcaaacaaatataagaaatctcttgtgtccccaacacactcaatacaatggtaaaatgtataggtgcactagttcgccgaagagatggtgatacaagtgtagtatggatagtagatataggtttttgtaatatgagaATATAAAAAAGCAAGTTAGcaagtgataaaatggagcacaaacattattgtaatgcttggaaacaaggcctaggattcatactttcactagtgcaatttctcaacagtgctaacataattgaatcctATAACAATCCCTCAGTGTgagataaagaatcactccaaagtttctattggagaatCTAGGACGAAAACATGTATCAACCCCTATGCTTAGATTACCCAAATGTCATGGAAATCCTCAAGTTgaataccaaaacatacatcaagtaactcaacagaataccccattgtcaccacgggaatccacatgcacgacatacatcaagtgttcttaaacccaaaatattcaatccaacataacggaACCACacagagcaagactcaattcatcacaacaagatagagagggaaaaacaccatatgatctgactatattaagaAAGCCCATggttacatcaagatcatgccggatcaagaacacgagagagagagagagatcaaacacattgctactggtacataccctcaactgAAAGTgaaatcatgcccttacatcatagtttgatgttgatgacaatatacatgtaggggactaactatGTGTATCaagtaaatctcaggtgttagCTCCCGGATGATACACGTGTGTGGATCATGGATGTATGAGATTGATGCAACTCAATGAAGAAGGAACATTACATCAACGACTCTTTTTGTTGGTttattcttgagtatagggatcccgcactattaagaggggatcgataggaTTAGCATGGGATTTGCTCAAGTCATTATGTTTCCCTACCTTTCTACACCTTCTAAATATGCCCAAGTAGTTTCGATCACTGGTAGGATCAACTATCACCTCATACACTCACTCTATCCCTCTTTCATGTGTTTCTGGCCTGTGGCCTGCCGGATGTCCGAGGTCCTTGCCGGAAATCTGGCCCCAAGCATAGAATGTGCTCTTATGCTGAGTCTGGGCTGCCGGATGTCCAGCCCCGATGCCTGATGTCCGGGCTGCCCTCATAGCCCCGGATGTCCGGGGGCTCCCCGAAAATCCAACCTCTTTACAGAAGCCTCATCGTTCCTATTGTCTGCTCGGGCCAGATGTCCG is a window encoding:
- the LOC123045226 gene encoding probable aldo-keto reductase 2; amino-acid sequence: MAAAPVTVVPRVKLGSQGMEVSAQGLGCMGMSAFYGPPKPEPDMVALIHHAVAAGVTLLDSSDIYGPHTNEILLSKALLGGVRERVELATKFGISFADGKREVRGDPAYVRAACEGSLKRLGVSCIDLYYQHRVDTRVPIEVTVGELKKLVEEGKIKYIGLSEASASTIRRAHAVHPITAVQMEWSLWSRDVEEDIIPTCRELGIGIVAYSPLGRGFFSKGAKLVDSLSDQDFRKNLPRFQPESLEKNAQIFERVDAMATRKGCTPSQLALAWVHHQGSDVCPIPGTTKIDNFNQNVGALAVKLTPEEMAELESYAAAGDVQGDRYPPMASTWKESETPPLSSWKAE